GAACGGTGCTACGAACACCGCGGAGGCGGCGACGGCGGTGGCGAGGCGACGCGTAAGACTCAGTCGTTGCATAACCAGTTCTCCTCGAAGTTCTCTGGTACTGCGCGAGTGAAATACGTCCGCTGATTGGTCGATCCAGCGACAGGGCGATAGGCTGCCCGGTCAGTTACGCGCCTGTCCAGAGGGGAACGCCGAATGGCGTGATCGTGTCGTTGACTCATCGATGCAACGGCGTGCTTGTCAGGTCCCGGCGCAAGCGTCGGGCTGCCGACCGTGGCCCTGAACAGCGCTTTCTCGATAAACCGTTCCGTATGGTCCGGTCGAGGGTAGTGTGGGTTTCGAGGCGACCGCCGAATCCGCGGCGGCGGTGACCGTATCTATACGGTGCGCCACCCATTCGGGCGTCATCGATCGCGAGTGAGCGGAGAATCCAGAAATGCATCGAAGTGACCGGTCCCCGTTGTTCAGCCATCCGAATGAACCCTCCGAGGTCGGCGCACCCGCGGTCGGAGTGGTTCGCACGCCCGTATTCAGTGACCTCGTCGTCGCGACGCCGTCCGCGGTGACCGACGAAGCGGGACCGGTCGAGTCCGGCGGCGATTAGTGCACCCCTCCGGCCGGGTATGGGACCTGGGTTACGCCGCCGGTTGGCGGCTGGTCCGCGCCTTGCCGGAACCGTTGGCGGTCCGCCTCTTCGACGCGGGCGCCGAACGAGCGGCCCGCAACGGCGGTCCGAATCAATTGCGCCGGAACCTGTCTCGAGTATTGGGCACAGCGCCGGACCAGGTGCCGCAGACGCTGATCCGGGAGAGTTTGCGCTCCTATGCCCGCTACTGGCGCGAAGCCTTCCGGCTGCCGTCGATGGATCCGGTGCGACTGGCCGACACCATCGAATCCGTGGCGACCGGGCTCGAACACATCCACCAGGCGGTCGAACGCGGCACCGGTGCGGTGCTCGCCCTACCGCACAGCGGTAATTGGGACCTGGCGGGCGTCTGGCTGGTGCAGCGCGTGGGCTCGCCGACGGTCGTCGCGGAGCGGCTCGCACCGGAATCGTTGTTCCGGCGCTTCGTCCGTTTCCGTGAACGGTTGGGATTCGAGATCATCCCGCTCACCGGTACCGCGACGCCGCCGTTCCCCCAGCTGGTCGCCCGGATCCGGCAGGGACGGATAGTCGGGCTGCTCGGTGAACGCGACTTGTCCGGCACAGGCGTACCGGTGACCTTCTTCGGTGAGCCCGCTCGGCTGCCCGCCGGTCCGGCTCGCCTGTCGATCGACACCGGCGCGCCACTTCTTCCCGTGCACTGCTGGTACACCCCCGACGGCTGGGGATTTCACGTGAGTCCCCCCGTCGACACCAGCCGTGGCGTGCGCGAGACCACCCAGGCGCTGGCCGACCGATTCGCCGCGGGCATCGCCGCCCACCCCGCCGACTGGCACATGCTCCAGCCGCTGTGGACGGCCGACGTCACCGCCGCCCGGCTCGCCCGCCGGACGTCGACCCCGCCGAACTGAACTATTCGGAGGGCGCGGAGGAGGCTTCCTCAGTCGCCTGGCAACCCCCACGCGAATCCGGCCGCGATCACGAAACAACTGACAACCGAAATGAGAACAATGCTCCACATGTGCGCGAAGGGTACGGAACATCCGGTACGAAATCCATAGCCCATTCTCGCCGAATGTGTTTCAGGACACGTCATTCGTTTCGTCGCCGGGTGCGGAAACGAAATCCGGTGCGAGACCGAGAAGCTCGCACCGGATTTCGTCGTCGATCGTCTAACGCAGCGTCACTTCAGTTCGGCGCTGGTCTTGCCCAGGATGCGGCGGGCGACGATGAGCTGCTGGATCTGCTGGGTGCCTTCGAAGATGTCCAGGATCTTCGAGTCGCGACCCCACTTCTCCAGCAAGGTGCGCTGGGAGTAGCCGATGGCGCCGGCCAGTTCGACGGCCTTCAAGGTGACGTCGGTGCCGGTGCGGCCCGCCTTCGCCTTGGACATGGACGCCTCGAGCGAGTTCGGCTTCTTGTTGTCGGCCATCCACGCGGCGCGCAGGGCGAGCAGGTAGGCGGACTCGTAATCGGCTTCCATCCGCAGGAATTCGGCGGCGGCGGCGTGCTGATTGTTGGCCGGGACGTCGTAGGAGATGTCCACGCCCGAAGCGGTCAGGATCGAGCGCAGCTCTTCGAGCGCGGCGCGCGCGACGCCGATCGCCATCGCGGCGACGAGCGGACGGGTGTTGTCGAAGGTCTGCATGACCCCGGCGAAACCCTTCTCCACGTTGACTTCCGGGCTGCCGAGGATGTTGTCCTTCGGGATCCGGCAGTCCTGCAGCAGCAGCACGGCGGTGTCGGAGGCCTTGATGCCGAGCTTGTGCTCGAGCCGCGCCACCGACAGGCCGGGCGCGTCGCGCGGCACGACGAACGACTTGATCGCCGCGCGGCCGAGGCTCTTGTCCACCGTCGCCCACACCACGATGTGGGTCGAGCGCTGACCGGCGGTGACGAAGATCTTCTCGCCGTTGAGCACCCACTCGTCGCCGTCGAGCACGGCGGTGGTGGACACGGCGGCGGAGTCGGAGCCGAAGGACGGCTCGGTGATGGCCATCGAGGCCC
Above is a genomic segment from Nocardia sputorum containing:
- a CDS encoding phosphatidylinositol mannoside acyltransferase, which produces MHPSGRVWDLGYAAGWRLVRALPEPLAVRLFDAGAERAARNGGPNQLRRNLSRVLGTAPDQVPQTLIRESLRSYARYWREAFRLPSMDPVRLADTIESVATGLEHIHQAVERGTGAVLALPHSGNWDLAGVWLVQRVGSPTVVAERLAPESLFRRFVRFRERLGFEIIPLTGTATPPFPQLVARIRQGRIVGLLGERDLSGTGVPVTFFGEPARLPAGPARLSIDTGAPLLPVHCWYTPDGWGFHVSPPVDTSRGVRETTQALADRFAAGIAAHPADWHMLQPLWTADVTAARLARRTSTPPN
- a CDS encoding acyl-CoA dehydrogenase family protein; the protein is MINLELPKKLRASANQAHQVAQEIFRPISRKYDLAEHDYPVELDTMAAMVEGLADSGTQKIGGAAGGRSDDGDADRHATELLGNTNGGNMSALLNALETSWGDVGLMLSIPYQGLGNAAIAAVATDEQLKRFGKVWASMAITEPSFGSDSAAVSTTAVLDGDEWVLNGEKIFVTAGQRSTHIVVWATVDKSLGRAAIKSFVVPRDAPGLSVARLEHKLGIKASDTAVLLLQDCRIPKDNILGSPEVNVEKGFAGVMQTFDNTRPLVAAMAIGVARAALEELRSILTASGVDISYDVPANNQHAAAAEFLRMEADYESAYLLALRAAWMADNKKPNSLEASMSKAKAGRTGTDVTLKAVELAGAIGYSQRTLLEKWGRDSKILDIFEGTQQIQQLIVARRILGKTSAELK